In a genomic window of Magnolia sinica isolate HGM2019 chromosome 14, MsV1, whole genome shotgun sequence:
- the LOC131225372 gene encoding U4/U6 small nuclear ribonucleoprotein Prp31 homolog isoform X2, with product MATLADSFLADLDDLSDNEATLLDDDGEDAGDVEEDADGDMADIETLNYDDLDSVSKLQKTQRYIDIMQKVEDALQKGSDMSSHGMVLEDDPEYQLIVDCNALSVDIENEIIIIHNFIRDNYRLKFPELESLVHHPIDYARVVKKIGNEVDLTLVDLEGLLPSAIIMVVSVTASTTSGKPLPEENLKKTIDACDRALALDLAKKKVLDFVESRMGYIAPNLSAIVGSAVAAKLMGTAGGLSALAKMPACNVQLLGAKKKNLAGFSTATSQFRVGYVEQTEIFQSTPPSLRMRACRLLAAKSTLAARVDSTRGDPTGKTGRDLREEIRKKIEKWQEPPPAKLPKPLPVPDSEPKKKRGGRRLRKMKERYAITDMRKLANRMQFGVPEESSLGLCELINLLDDK from the exons GATGATGATGGTGAGGATGCAGGAGATGTGGAGGAGGATGCTGATGGTGACATGGCTGACATTGAAACTCTCAATTATGATGATCTGGATAGTGTTTCAAAACTGCAGAAAACACAACGTTATATTGACATCATGCAG AAAGTCGAAGATGCACTTCAAAAGGGATCAGATATGTCAAGCCATGGAATGGTTTTGGAGGATGATCCTGAATATCAGCTTATAGTTGATTGCAATGCTTTGTCAGTTGACATTGAGAACGAAATTATTATTATCCACAATTTTATTCGTGACAATTATCGCTTGAAGTTTCCTGAGCTTGAATCCCTCGTACACCACCCAATTGATTATGCCCGAGTCGTGAAGAAAATCGGAAATGAAGTGGATCTAACTCTGGTTGATCTGGAAGGCCTTTTACCCTCAGCTATTATTATGGTTGTTTCCGTCACGGCATCAACTACCAGTGGAAAGCCACTACCAGAAGAGAACCTTAAAAAGACAATTGATGCATGTGACCGAGCTCTTGCACTTGATTTAGCGAAGAAGAAGGTCCTTGACTTTGTAGAGAGTAGAATGGGATATATTGCACCAAACCTTTCTGCTATTGTTGGGAGTGCAGTCGCAGCAAAGCTAATGGGGACAGCTGGTGGTCTTTCTGCACTAGCTAAGATGCCAGCGTGTAATGTTCAGCTTCTTGGTGCGAAGAAAAAGAACCTGGCTGGGTTCTCTACAGCAACCTCTCAGTTTCGAGTGGGCTATGTTGAGCAAACCGAGATCTTCCAGAGCACACCCCCTTCTTTGAGGATGCGAGCATGCCGGTTATTGGCTGCAAAATCAACACTTGCAGCACGAGTAGATTCAACAAGAGGAGATCCAACAGGGAAGACTGGGAGAGACTTGCGAGAGGAGATCCGGAAAAAGATTGAGAAATGGCAAGAGCCACCTCCCGCAAAGCTTCCAAAACCTCTTCCAGTTCCTGATTCTGAGCCTAAAAAGAAGAGAGGAGGTCGTCGGTTGCGGAAGATGAAGGAAAG GTATGCAATAACAGATATGAGGAAGCTGGCCAATAGAATGCAGTTTGGTGTACCAGAAGAGAGCTCCTTAG